The genomic segment TTGAGGCCGGGGAAGTCGGGGTAACGGCGTTCAAGTCTGGTGACGATGCGCAGGCTTTGCTTGTTGTGATCGAAACCGTTGTGATCAGCCATCAGCTTGTTGAGGGCCACTTCGCCCGAATGACCAAACGGCGGGTGGCCGAGGTCGTGGGCCAGGCAGATCGCTTCCACCAAGTCTTCGTTTGCGCCAAGCGCGCGGGCAATGCTTCGCCCGATCTGCGCCACTTCCAAAGTGTGGGTGAGGCGGGTGCGGTAGTAGTCGCCTTCGTAATTGACGAAGACCTGGGTCTTGTATTCAAGCCGCCGGAAGGCGGTGGTGTGCAAAATGCGGTCGCGGTCGCGCTGGAAGGCGGTGCGGTCGCGCGGCTCGTCTTCGGGGTAAGCGCGGCCCTGTGAGTGGCGGCTCTTGAGGCCGTAAGGCGCAAGCGTGACCATCTCGTTTTCTTCAAGCTTCTGACGCGTGAACAGCATGGGCAAAGTATACACGACTCTGTGCGGCGATCTGTTAGAATCAGCCCCATGCCCCAGGACTTTCCCAAAGTCGCGCTGTTCAAAGAACGGCTGACGAAAAACGATTTGCTCGAAACTCTCTGACTGGAGACAACATGACCACTCAACTCATTGATGTCAGCCACACCGTCGAGCATGGCCTGATCACTTACAAGGGTCTGCCCGCGCCCATCATTTGCGACTACCTCAGCCGCGAACAGTCGCGGAGCCACTACGCCGAAGGCACGGAGTTTTACATTGGCAAGATCGAAATGGTGGCCAATACCGGCACTTACGTGGACAGCCCTTTTCACCGTTACGCTCACGGCAAAGACCTCTCCGAACTCAACCTGGCCTCGCTCGTCAATTTAGACACGGTGGTGATTCGGGCATCTGGACGCGCCATCCCCCAGGCCGCTTTCAAGGGTTTGGATGTTCGCGGCAAAGCGGTGCTGGTTCACACCGGCTGGGACGCACACTGGCGGACGGATCAATACTTCGACGGTCACCCCTTCCTCACCGCCGATGCCGCCAACTTCCTGGCCGACTCGGGCGCGGCCCTGGTCGGCATTGATTCGCTCAACATTGACGACACCACCGATGGCCGCCGCCCCGTCCACAGCACCTTGCTCGGGGCCGACATTCCCATCGTCGAGCATCTCTGTGGCCTTGGCCAGCTTCCCGATTCCGGTTGCCGTTTTTTCGCCGCGCCGGTCAAGGTCAAAGCCTTCGGCACGTTTCCGGTGCGCGCCTTCGCCATAGTTGACTGATGCTCATTGCCTTTGATAGCGTCTCTGCCACGTTTGGCCTGAGGCTGTGGAGCGACGCGGTCGGGGAGGCCGCCGACAGCGCCGCGCACTTTCCCGCCGCCGCTGGTTTTCATCTCAACGTCAATCTTGATCAGCCTGACCTGCAATTTGCCGCCCGCTTGCGGCGCGCGGGCGGGGTGGTGAGCCTCGCGCCCCTCAAACCTGCCGCGCAACCGCCTTCGCCAGAAGCGTTGTGGAAGCTGATCGGCGCGGCGGATATTTTCTCGCCGGACGTGGCCGAAGCCGCTTCGCTGGTCGGCCCCGGCTCGCCGCGCGGCCTGGTGCGACGATTGATCGAAGCCGGAGAATCTCGGGCGCGGCTAATTGTTTTGCGAATGGGCGAAAGCGGCTCTTTGATTGCCGAAGGCCAGACCGGGCAAGCCGTCGTCATCCCGGCATTCGGGATGGCCGTGAACGATTCATCTGGCGCGGGCGGCGCTTACTGTGGCGGCTTCCTCGCCGGTTGGCTTGAGTCGCACAGCCTGGTCACGGCTGGCCTTTATGGCGCCGTGGCCGCCTCATTTGCCGTCGGGCGAGCCGACCTGCCCGTCGTCACCGGCGATCTTCGCGCCGAGGCGAGCCAGCGGCTGGCGGCATTGGAGCCGCTGGTAGAAACAAGTTCGATTTAGACGATGGACGACAGACGAACGACGATGGTTGTCCGTCGTCTGCTATCTGTTGTCATTCATTTAATGGACATTCAA from the Chloroflexota bacterium genome contains:
- a CDS encoding cyclase family protein; its protein translation is MTTQLIDVSHTVEHGLITYKGLPAPIICDYLSREQSRSHYAEGTEFYIGKIEMVANTGTYVDSPFHRYAHGKDLSELNLASLVNLDTVVIRASGRAIPQAAFKGLDVRGKAVLVHTGWDAHWRTDQYFDGHPFLTADAANFLADSGAALVGIDSLNIDDTTDGRRPVHSTLLGADIPIVEHLCGLGQLPDSGCRFFAAPVKVKAFGTFPVRAFAIVD